One Salvia splendens isolate huo1 chromosome 12, SspV2, whole genome shotgun sequence genomic window carries:
- the LOC121758086 gene encoding uncharacterized protein LOC121758086 isoform X2: MTQRKEPLWNWKCNSDYKWICHIPFAAMKLDVGLWLDEINLGNYREIFKENGVNGEYLEGMSMFTTEQILRFIRKCHMKWGDFITLCKELRRIKVACLKGEQKVRRPWWALACLSVVFVKAAKRNRPSRVVSLKLEP; encoded by the exons ATGACTCAGCGAAAAGAGCCTCTATGGAATTGGAAATGCAATTCTGATTATAAATGGATTTGTCATATTCCTTTTGCAGCAATGAAACTG GATGTTGGCCTGTGGTTGGATGAAATAAATCTTGGTAACTATCGTGAAATATTCAAAGAAAATGGGGTCAACGGAGAGTATTTGGAAGGGATGTCAATGTTTACAACTGAACAGATCCTCCGGTTCATACGGAAGTGccacatgaaatggggggattTTATAACATTGTGCAAGGAGCTGAGGCGAATAAAAG TGGCCTGCTTGAAAGGGGAGCAAAAGGTACGGCGGCCGTGGTGGGCACTGGCCTGTCTGTCGGTGGTGTTCGTGAAGGCTGCGAAACGCAACAGGCCGTCTCGGGTGGTGTCGTTGAAGCTGGAACCTTGA
- the LOC121758086 gene encoding uncharacterized protein LOC121758086 isoform X3, which yields MSKEKEKPEPLDFFIWTVEDVGLWLDEINLGNYREIFKENGVNGEYLEGMSMFTTEQILRFIRKCHMKWGDFITLCKELRRIKVACLKGEQKVRRPWWALACLSVVFVKAAKRNRPSRVVSLKLEP from the exons ATGAGCAAAGAAAAAGAGAAGCCGGAGCCTCTGGATTTCTTTATTTGGACTGTTGAG GATGTTGGCCTGTGGTTGGATGAAATAAATCTTGGTAACTATCGTGAAATATTCAAAGAAAATGGGGTCAACGGAGAGTATTTGGAAGGGATGTCAATGTTTACAACTGAACAGATCCTCCGGTTCATACGGAAGTGccacatgaaatggggggattTTATAACATTGTGCAAGGAGCTGAGGCGAATAAAAG TGGCCTGCTTGAAAGGGGAGCAAAAGGTACGGCGGCCGTGGTGGGCACTGGCCTGTCTGTCGGTGGTGTTCGTGAAGGCTGCGAAACGCAACAGGCCGTCTCGGGTGGTGTCGTTGAAGCTGGAACCTTGA
- the LOC121758905 gene encoding pentatricopeptide repeat-containing protein At5g65560-like, translating into MLKPLKPPFTSPILISTRRLLSFCPNPDSPNQGFPNLVQLVCDTLSNPRVPWRGSSDLKSLTPNLKPFHVARIIETHPNTDCVLQFFYWASKCHFYKHDMCCYMSMLNRLVKDHYFAPADHVRILMIKASRDEGEIRRVVDFLNEIASNGFCYSLYTFNSLLIQLGKFNMVVAALNVYREMFRSGIKPSLLTFNTMINILCKKGNVKEAEIILAQLYQFEMFPDVFTYTSLILGHCRNRNLDKAFVVFDQMLKKGIDPNAVTYTTLINGLCNDWRVDEALCMIEEMIENGIRPTVYTYTVPITALLEDGCVDEAASLVVSMRERGTAPNVQTYTALISGLAKSNQLEVAMGLYHKMVKDGLVPTTVTYNALIHELCERRKVDAAFKIFQWMEQHGHLDKTETYNAMINGFCEIKNVERAMTLFGEMLKKGPPPNTITYNTLINGYVGCCYLDNASRLMEVMKENGCKPDQYTYAELINGFCKGDRLDEASALFDEMMQEGLSPNLVNYATLINGLCKKGKVEDALVLLKRMQKAGCHPNIETYNAVLNGLSKLYRLSEAEKLCNDMAEDGLLPNVITYTTLIDGLCKDGGLDLAFKVFREMERKNCFPNLYTYSALIDGLCREGRVDDAEIMLEEMVAKKLHPDVVTYTSLIDGFVSVGRLEHAFFLLHRMISAGCTPNYRTYCVLLKGIQRESHIVSEKITGQLETVPNHILVEREITVDTFCNLLVRMSEIGCEPSVDTFSILIDGLCQSGRSHDADLLVKLMKEKGQTPTQVIYCSLVKAYCKNLRVDTALEILNLLSSSGFNLPLSVYAALISALCSRQRTKEAEEVFNGMLEKKWNGDEIVWTVLIDRLLKSGESQLCSYFLHAMNSNNIPISKQTHLMLAREMSNTDNNSISENQVSDELQVLDDQTPG; encoded by the coding sequence ATGTTAAAACCCCTTAAACCCCCATTCACCTCTCCGATTCTCATATCCACACGCCGTCTCCTCAGCTTCTGCCCAAATCCCGATTCCCCAAATCAGGGCTTCCCGAATCTAGTCCAACTAGTCTGTGATACACTATCCAATCCGCGTGTTCCATGGCGGGGGAGCTCGGACCTGAAATCTTTGACGCCAAACCTCAAACCTTTCCACGTCGCTCGAATCATTGAAACCCACCCCAACACCGATTGTGTTTTGCAGTTTTTTTATTGGGCTTCTAAGTGCCATTTTTACAAGCATGATATGTGCTGTTATATGTCCATGTTAAATAGGCTTGTTAAAGATCATTATTTTGCGCCCGCTGACCATGTCAGGATTCTCATGATTAAAGCTAGTAGAGATGAGGGGGAGATTAGGAGGGTTGTTGATTTCTTGAATGAGATTGCTAGTAACGGCTTTTGTTACTCTCTATACACTTTTAATTCTCTTTTGATTCAATTGGGGAAATTCAATATGGTCGTTGCAGCTCTGAATGTGTATAGGGAGATGTTCAGAAGTGGAATCAAGCCCAGTTTGTTGACTTTCAATACCATGATTAATATTCTATGTAAGAAGGGGAATGTGAAGGAGGCTGAAATTATCTTAGCACAGCTTTATCAGTTTGAAATGTTTCCTGATGTCTTCACTTATACGTCGTTAATTCTAGGGCACTGTAGGAACAGAAATCTGGATAAAGCATTTGTTGTTTTTGATCAGATGCTAAAGAAAGGTATTGATCCCAATGCGGTGACCTATACTACACTTATTAATGGTTTATGTAATGATTGGAGGGTTGATGAGGCTTTGTGTATGATTGAGGAGATGATTGAGAATGGTATCAGACCTACGGTTTACACTTATACCGTTCCTATCACAGCATTGCTTGAAGATGGGTGTGTAGATGAGGCGGCTTCTCTTGTTGTAAGCATGAGAGAGAGGGGTACTGCACCCAATGTGCAGACGTACACGGCCCTTATCAGCGGATTAGCAAAATCCAACCAGCTTGAGGTAGCAATGGGTTTGTATCACAAGATGGTGAAGGATGGATTGGTTCCTACCACAGTTACGTATAATGCTCTGATACACGAACTGTGTGAGAGAAGAAAGGTAGATGCTGCTTTTAAAATTTTTCAGTGGATGGAACAGCATGGTCATTTGGACAAAACAGAAACCTACAATGCCATGATCAATGGTTTCTGTGAGATAAAAAATGTTGAAAGGGCAATGACTCTATTTGGTGAAATGCTAAAGAAGGGCCCCCCTCCCAATACGATCACGTATAACACTCTAATCAATGGATACGTCGGATGCTGTTATCTAGATAATGCCAGTAGGTTGATGGAGGTGATGAAGGAAAATGGATGTAAACCTGATCAGTATACATATGCAGAACTCATTAATGGGTTCTGCAAAGGAGATAGGCTTGATGAGGCTTCTGCATTATTTGATGAAATGATGCAGGAAGGTCTGAGCCCAAATTTGGTGAACTATGCCACTCTAATCaatggcctctgcaagaaaggGAAAGTTGAAGATGCATTAGTTTTGCTTAAGAGGATGCAAAAAGCTGGTTGCCATCCAAATATAGAGACTTACAATGCTGTTCTTAATGGTCTATCTAAACTATATAGGCTGTCTGAAGCAGAGAAACTATGCAATGACATGGCAGAAGATGGTCTGCTTCCCAATGTGATTACATATACTACTCTGATTGACGGTCTTTGCAAGGATGGGGGATTAGACCTTGCATTCAAGGTTTTCCGAGAAATGGAGAGAAAGAATTGCTTTCCAAACCTGTATACCTACAGTGCATTGATCGATGGTCTGTGCCGGGAAGGCCGTGTCGATGATGCAGAGATAATGCTTGAAGAGATGGTGGCGAAAAAATTGCATCCAGATGTGGTCACTTATACCTCATTGATCGATGGCTTTGTATCTGTAGGTAGACTAGAACACGCATTTTTTCTGCTTCATCGGATGATAAGTGCAGGTTGCACCCCAAATTACAGGACCTACTGTGTCTTGCTCAAAGGGATACAGAGGGAGAGCCACATAGTTTCCGAAAAAATCACTGGGCAACTTGAAACTGTGCCCAATCATATTTTAGTGGAAAGGGAAATTACTGTTGATACCTTCTGCAATCTACTAGTTAGGATGTCCGAGATTGGCTGTGAACCTTCTGTTGATACATTTTCCATCTTAATTGATGGTCTGTGTCAGAGTGGCAGAAGCCACGACGCAGATCTTTTGGTAAAACTTATGAAGGAGAAAGGGCAGACTCCTACTCAGGTTATATATTGCTCTCTTGTCAAAGCTTATTGCAAGAATTTGAGAGTTGACACTGCTCTAGAGATACTTAATCTACTTAGCAGTAGTGGTTTCAACCTCCCGTTATCAGTTTATGCAGCTCTTATATCGGCTCTTTGCTCAAGACAACGGACAAAAGAGGCTGAAGAGGTGTTCAACGGCATGCTTGAGAAAAAATGGAATGGTGATGAGATTGTTTGGACTGTCTTGATCGACCGCCTGCTAAAGAGCGGGGAATCGCAACTATGCTCATATTTTCTTCATGCAATGAACTCGAACAATATCCCTATTAGCAAGCAGACTCATCTAATGCTAGCAAGGGAAATGTCTAATACCGACAACAATTCTATCTCAGAGAACCAAGTTTCAGATGAATTGCAAGTCCTAGATGACCAAACACCAGGATAA
- the LOC121759053 gene encoding uncharacterized protein LOC121759053, whose protein sequence is MGRQNKDPEIVGSSIVLLQERFKQLQKLKEMREETQMLRLMPQETDLRHDLAGTVFSSLSTNNTAYQDPLALWLNSTSHHRHTPHFRGQQTIRGPHSFFETPDVDTSLHL, encoded by the coding sequence ATGGGGAGGCAAAACAAGGATCCAGAAATAGTTGGTTCATCAATAGTGCTGCTTCAAGAAAGGTTTAAGCAGCTGCAGAAATTAAAGGAGATGAGAGAAGAGACACAGATGCTCAGACTAATGCCTCAAGAAACCGATCTTCGCCATGACCTTGCAGGCACGGTATTTTCATCGTTGTCTACAAACAACACTGCTTATCAAGACCCTTTAGCACTCTGGCTCAACTCCACCTCCCATCATCGTCACACACCACATTTCCGAGGCCAACAAACTATTCGAGGGCCTCACAGTTTCTTTGAAACTCCTGATGTTGATACATCACTTCATCTCTAG
- the LOC121758086 gene encoding uncharacterized protein LOC121758086 isoform X1, giving the protein MRMRSWALDNFLFFCDMSKEKEKPEPLDFFIWTVEDVGLWLDEINLGNYREIFKENGVNGEYLEGMSMFTTEQILRFIRKCHMKWGDFITLCKELRRIKVACLKGEQKVRRPWWALACLSVVFVKAAKRNRPSRVVSLKLEP; this is encoded by the exons ATGCGTATGCGAAGTTG GGCCTTGgataattttcttttcttctgcGACATGAGCAAAGAAAAAGAGAAGCCGGAGCCTCTGGATTTCTTTATTTGGACTGTTGAG GATGTTGGCCTGTGGTTGGATGAAATAAATCTTGGTAACTATCGTGAAATATTCAAAGAAAATGGGGTCAACGGAGAGTATTTGGAAGGGATGTCAATGTTTACAACTGAACAGATCCTCCGGTTCATACGGAAGTGccacatgaaatggggggattTTATAACATTGTGCAAGGAGCTGAGGCGAATAAAAG TGGCCTGCTTGAAAGGGGAGCAAAAGGTACGGCGGCCGTGGTGGGCACTGGCCTGTCTGTCGGTGGTGTTCGTGAAGGCTGCGAAACGCAACAGGCCGTCTCGGGTGGTGTCGTTGAAGCTGGAACCTTGA